One Dysosmobacter welbionis DNA segment encodes these proteins:
- a CDS encoding 5-deoxy-glucuronate isomerase, whose protein sequence is MKNVFGYPEFDAEGEEILCTYDNAYSDMLMDIRVYRMEPGRKRGFCRRGEETAVLLLSGTVTFGWEGRTETVSRRDVFTDGPYALHACAGEEITVEAQTDAEILVQCTKNDTAFSGRLYRPEDAPWVYSCVGKFGNVAKRRVNTIFDKDIAPWSNMVLGEVLNDRGNWSGYLPHRHPQPECYYFKFDRPEGFGASFVGDQVFKSVDNSFSAIPGGCLHPQAVAPGFQMYTCWMIRHLDGNPWLQTTRNEDERYLWLHDAQE, encoded by the coding sequence GGCTATCCGGAGTTTGACGCGGAGGGCGAGGAAATCCTCTGTACCTACGACAACGCATACAGCGATATGCTGATGGACATCCGGGTCTACCGGATGGAACCCGGCCGGAAGAGAGGCTTTTGCCGACGGGGCGAGGAGACCGCGGTGCTGCTTCTGTCCGGAACCGTGACCTTCGGCTGGGAGGGCCGGACGGAGACGGTCAGCCGCAGAGACGTGTTCACTGACGGCCCCTATGCCCTCCATGCCTGCGCCGGGGAGGAGATCACCGTGGAGGCGCAGACAGACGCGGAGATCCTGGTCCAGTGCACGAAGAATGACACAGCGTTCTCCGGCAGGCTGTACCGGCCGGAGGACGCCCCCTGGGTCTACTCCTGCGTGGGCAAGTTCGGCAATGTGGCCAAGCGCCGGGTAAACACCATCTTTGACAAGGATATCGCCCCCTGGTCCAATATGGTGCTGGGCGAGGTGCTGAACGACCGGGGGAACTGGTCCGGCTATCTGCCCCACCGGCACCCCCAGCCGGAGTGCTATTACTTCAAGTTCGACCGGCCGGAGGGCTTCGGCGCCAGTTTTGTGGGGGACCAGGTATTCAAGAGCGTGGACAACAGCTTCTCCGCCATCCCCGGCGGGTGCCTGCATCCCCAGGCAGTGGCGCCGGGCTTCCAGATGTATACCTGCTGGATGATCCGCCATCTGGACGGCAACCCCTGGCTGCAGACCACCCGCAACGAGGACGAGCGATATCTCTGGCTTCACGATGCGCAGGAGTGA
- a CDS encoding 4Fe-4S binding protein, with the protein MNEKAKKYVDLFRRVKIAAAATVDAEGHPQARIINVMLAEDDGMYIVTSRGKPFYKQLVETGEIALAAMCPDCQSLKFTGKLRVVDKSWVDKVFAQNPGMNEVYPGESRYILDAFHIYAGHGEWFDLLHYPISRETFAYGGDTEEYNGFVIQDACIGCGACASACPQKCITPGTPYVINWAHCLQCGRCAEACPADAVRRLHP; encoded by the coding sequence ATGAACGAAAAAGCAAAAAAATACGTGGACCTGTTCCGCCGGGTGAAGATCGCAGCCGCCGCCACGGTGGATGCGGAGGGCCATCCCCAGGCCCGGATCATCAACGTGATGCTGGCAGAGGACGATGGGATGTATATTGTCACCTCCAGAGGCAAGCCCTTCTACAAGCAGCTGGTGGAGACGGGAGAGATCGCCCTGGCAGCCATGTGTCCAGACTGCCAGTCCCTGAAATTCACCGGGAAGCTGCGGGTCGTGGACAAAAGCTGGGTGGACAAGGTCTTTGCGCAGAATCCCGGTATGAACGAGGTCTACCCCGGTGAGAGCCGCTATATCCTGGACGCCTTCCACATCTACGCGGGCCATGGCGAGTGGTTCGACCTGCTCCACTATCCCATCAGCCGGGAGACATTTGCCTACGGCGGGGACACGGAGGAGTACAACGGCTTTGTGATCCAGGATGCATGCATCGGCTGCGGCGCCTGTGCCTCAGCCTGTCCCCAGAAGTGCATCACTCCCGGAACGCCCTATGTCATCAACTGGGCGCACTGCCTCCAGTGCGGCCGCTGCGCGGAGGCCTGTCCGGCAGACGCAGTGCGCCGCCTGCACCCGTAA
- the mtnK gene encoding S-methyl-5-thioribose kinase — MKPDDVKRYAAEVLHRFDPDEETTCTEIGDGNINYVFRVRSLRDGRSVIVKQADKRLRSSGRPLDIYRSRIEAQALQLESRLAPDYIPEVYHYDETMAALSMEDISAYRNLRKELLAGRIYGHLAENISTFLAQSLLPTTDLVLDRREKKRRVQFFTNPELCDITEDLVLTEPYWNYKGRNIVTPGNEDFVRTFLYENDALHREVGRLRNGFMNNAQALLHGDLHTGSIFANEQGVKVIDPEFAFYGPMGYDIGNVIGNLFFSWANRCFTAPQDTAAARALEDTIRGVCDLTAEKLTARYDELVTFPLYRAEGFCRAYLDGVMADSYGYAGTEIIRRVVGDSKVMEVTSVTDPDIRIPMERALIKMGIFLIRERESGLNGSAVTRAFRGILA, encoded by the coding sequence ATGAAGCCGGATGACGTCAAGCGCTATGCGGCAGAGGTTCTTCACCGGTTCGACCCGGATGAGGAGACCACCTGTACGGAGATCGGCGACGGCAACATCAACTACGTCTTCCGGGTCCGCTCTCTGCGGGATGGCCGCTCGGTCATCGTCAAGCAGGCGGACAAGCGGCTGCGCTCCTCCGGGCGGCCGCTGGACATCTATCGGAGCAGGATCGAGGCGCAGGCCCTGCAGCTGGAGTCCCGGCTGGCGCCGGATTACATCCCGGAGGTCTACCACTATGACGAGACCATGGCGGCTCTGTCCATGGAGGATATCTCCGCCTATCGGAACCTCCGCAAGGAGCTGCTGGCGGGCAGGATATACGGCCATCTGGCGGAGAACATCTCCACCTTCCTGGCCCAGTCCCTGCTGCCCACCACGGATCTGGTGCTGGACCGCCGGGAGAAAAAGCGCCGGGTGCAGTTCTTCACCAATCCGGAGCTGTGCGACATCACGGAGGATCTGGTCCTGACGGAACCCTACTGGAACTACAAGGGCCGCAACATCGTTACCCCCGGGAACGAGGACTTTGTCAGGACCTTTCTCTATGAAAATGATGCCCTTCACAGGGAGGTGGGCAGGCTCCGAAACGGCTTCATGAACAACGCCCAGGCGCTGCTCCACGGGGATCTCCACACCGGCTCCATCTTTGCCAACGAACAGGGCGTAAAGGTCATTGATCCGGAATTCGCCTTTTACGGTCCCATGGGATATGATATCGGCAACGTCATCGGGAACCTGTTCTTCTCCTGGGCCAACCGCTGTTTTACCGCGCCGCAGGACACGGCGGCTGCCCGGGCGCTGGAGGATACCATCCGCGGCGTGTGCGACCTGACGGCGGAGAAGCTGACCGCCAGGTACGACGAGCTGGTGACCTTCCCCCTGTACCGGGCGGAGGGGTTCTGCCGCGCGTATCTGGACGGCGTCATGGCCGACTCCTACGGCTATGCGGGCACGGAGATCATCCGACGGGTGGTGGGCGACTCCAAGGTCATGGAGGTCACCTCCGTCACAGACCCGGACATCCGGATTCCCATGGAGCGGGCCCTGATTAAAATGGGTATCTTCCTAATCCGGGAGCGGGAGAGCGGCCTGAATGGCTCCGCTGTGACCAGAGCTTTCCGCGGGATACTGGCGTAA
- a CDS encoding S-methyl-5-thioribose-1-phosphate isomerase translates to MERMDRDMPFLLQYEHVAWFEKGKVRILDRRVYPTEVRFVVCTDYHEVVQAIADMVTQSAGPYTAVGMGMALAAWQVRDKGAREQEEFLRQAAYDLAHARPTTANRYGQITCRCADVAKETLAAGRDPVEAIVASTVESLNRRYSTMQVVGDYLANLIPNGGAILTQCFGETIIGTVIRAARRQNKTFRAYCAETRPYLQGARLTSSCFAQMGIDTTVLTDNMIAYAMEREGIDLFTSAADSIAWDGHIANKIGTFQIAILAKCFGVPYYVTGIPDREKRTKDDIVIEMRDPAQVLSYRGIPNTLPGVKAIYPSFDVVPPHLISGVVTDKGVYVPYLLGNYFDSDVKPFY, encoded by the coding sequence ATGGAACGTATGGACCGGGATATGCCGTTCCTGCTGCAATATGAGCATGTGGCGTGGTTTGAGAAGGGAAAAGTCCGCATTCTGGACCGCCGGGTCTATCCCACAGAGGTCCGGTTCGTGGTGTGCACGGACTACCACGAGGTGGTACAGGCCATCGCGGACATGGTGACCCAGAGCGCGGGCCCCTATACCGCCGTGGGCATGGGCATGGCCCTGGCTGCCTGGCAGGTCCGGGACAAGGGCGCACGGGAGCAGGAGGAGTTCCTGCGGCAGGCGGCCTATGACCTGGCACACGCCCGGCCCACCACCGCCAACCGGTACGGCCAGATCACCTGCCGCTGTGCCGATGTGGCGAAGGAGACCCTGGCTGCGGGCCGGGATCCGGTGGAGGCCATCGTGGCATCCACCGTGGAGTCCCTGAACCGCCGGTACAGCACCATGCAGGTGGTGGGGGATTATCTGGCGAATCTGATCCCCAATGGCGGCGCCATCCTGACCCAGTGCTTCGGCGAAACCATCATCGGCACAGTGATCCGGGCCGCCAGGCGGCAGAACAAGACCTTCCGGGCCTACTGCGCGGAGACACGGCCTTATTTACAGGGGGCCCGGCTCACGTCCAGCTGCTTTGCCCAGATGGGCATCGATACCACGGTCCTGACAGACAATATGATCGCCTACGCCATGGAGCGGGAGGGCATCGACCTCTTCACCTCAGCGGCGGACTCCATCGCCTGGGACGGCCATATCGCCAACAAGATCGGCACTTTCCAGATCGCCATCCTGGCCAAGTGTTTCGGGGTGCCCTACTATGTCACCGGCATCCCGGACCGGGAGAAGCGGACGAAGGACGACATCGTCATCGAGATGCGGGACCCCGCCCAAGTCCTCTCTTATCGGGGGATCCCCAACACGCTCCCCGGGGTGAAGGCCATCTACCCCTCCTTCGACGTAGTGCCGCCGCATCTGATCTCCGGCGTGGTGACGGACAAGGGCGTGTATGTGCCGTATCTGCTGGGAAACTATTTTGACTCTGACGTCAAGCCGTTCTATTGA
- a CDS encoding class II aldolase/adducin family protein: protein MLMQEERELVVEYGRKMSTDRLSTGTSGNISVCNAEKGLMAISPSGMDYFSTTPEDVVITDLEANIVDGVRKPSSEWALHTAFYRHKPHARAVVHTHSMYCTTFAVLGQPLRAVHYAIGDTGAATVPCAPYRLFGTAELAEAAIEACGGSDAVLLGNHGLVACGRDLKSAYGLACNLEYVAELQYRTMCIGTPNILTDEQMAEVMERFRSYGQPGSGKAGY from the coding sequence ATGCTGATGCAGGAGGAAAGAGAGCTGGTTGTTGAATACGGCAGGAAAATGAGCACCGACCGTCTGAGCACGGGAACCAGCGGCAATATCAGCGTCTGCAACGCGGAAAAGGGACTGATGGCCATCAGCCCCTCCGGCATGGACTATTTCTCCACCACGCCGGAGGACGTGGTCATCACGGACCTGGAGGCCAACATTGTGGACGGCGTCCGCAAGCCCTCCAGCGAGTGGGCGCTGCACACCGCGTTCTATCGCCACAAGCCCCACGCCAGGGCCGTGGTGCACACCCACTCCATGTACTGCACCACCTTTGCCGTGCTGGGCCAGCCCCTTCGGGCTGTCCACTATGCAATCGGCGACACCGGAGCAGCCACCGTCCCCTGCGCGCCGTACCGCCTCTTCGGCACAGCGGAGCTGGCAGAGGCCGCCATAGAGGCCTGCGGCGGCAGCGACGCCGTTCTGCTGGGCAACCACGGCCTGGTGGCCTGCGGCAGGGACCTCAAAAGTGCTTACGGCCTGGCCTGTAATCTGGAGTACGTCGCGGAGCTGCAGTACCGGACCATGTGCATCGGCACGCCCAATATCCTGACGGATGAGCAGATGGCGGAGGTCATGGAGCGATTCAGGTCCTACGGCCAGCCCGGCAGCGGCAAGGCCGGATATTGA
- a CDS encoding efflux RND transporter permease subunit encodes MRKDTEKPSFFVRLATVIVDKRKLIFFLYACALLFCLFSRNWVSVCNDITEYLPDSTETRQGLTLMEEEFTTFGTARVMVSHVTRGIAEDLAEQIGEIEGVSSASLGDSIGAEEDGEAETPEDIASYFKGADALISVTFAGEEDDESALAAMEAIRELLAPYDFYIDSSVGDSQADSLADEMGIILAVAAVIIVLVLLLTSRSYAEIPVLLLTFIAAALLNLGTNFIFGEISFVSNSVTVVLQLALAIDYAIIMLHRFLEEREHAGDREACIAAVSAAIPSISASSLTTISGLAAMMFMQFQIGFDMGIVLIKSILFSMLSVFTLMPGLLMLFSKAMERTRHRSFIPRIDRWGGFVLKLRHVGVPLFIVALVGGFFLSNRCPYVYGYTQIETARQNESQVAEQRVSDTFGTQNVIALLVPRGDYDSEKALLERLEACDQVDYAMGLSNIEVMDGHTLTDALTPRQFSEMTDLDYELVCLLYTAYAAEEEAYGRIVGGLDDYAVPLMDMFFFAYDKAEGGYVDLDEGQQADLDDLYEQLDNARVQMLGENYTRMLINLNLPEEGAETFAFLQTIHREAERYYDADSVYLVGDSTSDYDLSVSFARDNIMISVLSVVFVIIVLLFTFQSVGLPILLILVIQGSIWINFSFPGMAQKPIFFLSYLIVTAIQMGANIDYAIVISSWYNELKAEMSRRDAIVQALNLSFPTVLTSGSILSSAGFLIAQITTEPAIVGIGECLCRGTLISMFLVMFILPQILFLGDGIVERTRFDLKVPEVARSAHGTVYVNGRVRGRISGVVDAQIQGVIYGDVSGMLETGAYQKEEEPAHETEDS; translated from the coding sequence GTGCGCAAAGACACTGAAAAACCATCCTTTTTTGTGCGGCTGGCCACGGTGATCGTGGATAAGCGGAAGCTGATCTTTTTCCTGTACGCGTGTGCGCTGCTGTTCTGCCTGTTCTCCCGGAACTGGGTCAGCGTCTGCAACGACATCACGGAGTACCTGCCGGACTCCACAGAGACCCGCCAGGGGCTGACCCTGATGGAGGAGGAATTCACCACCTTCGGTACCGCCCGGGTGATGGTGTCCCACGTGACGCGGGGCATCGCGGAGGATCTGGCGGAACAGATCGGGGAGATCGAGGGCGTCTCCTCCGCGTCCCTGGGAGACAGCATCGGCGCAGAGGAGGACGGGGAGGCCGAGACGCCGGAGGACATCGCATCGTATTTCAAGGGCGCGGACGCGCTGATCTCCGTGACCTTTGCGGGGGAGGAGGATGACGAATCCGCCCTGGCCGCCATGGAGGCCATCCGGGAGCTGCTGGCCCCCTATGACTTTTATATAGACAGCTCTGTGGGGGATTCCCAGGCGGACTCCCTGGCCGATGAGATGGGGATCATCCTGGCGGTAGCGGCGGTTATCATCGTGCTGGTGCTGCTGCTGACTTCCCGCTCCTATGCGGAGATTCCGGTGCTGCTGCTGACCTTTATCGCGGCGGCCCTGCTGAATCTGGGCACGAACTTCATCTTCGGAGAGATCTCCTTTGTCTCCAACTCTGTGACGGTGGTGCTCCAGCTGGCTCTGGCCATCGACTATGCCATCATCATGCTGCACCGCTTCCTGGAGGAGCGGGAGCACGCCGGAGACCGGGAGGCGTGCATTGCGGCGGTCAGCGCCGCCATTCCCTCCATCTCCGCCAGCAGCCTCACCACCATCTCCGGCCTGGCGGCCATGATGTTCATGCAGTTTCAGATCGGCTTCGACATGGGCATCGTGCTGATCAAGTCCATTCTGTTCAGTATGCTGTCGGTGTTCACCCTGATGCCGGGGCTGCTGATGCTCTTTTCCAAGGCGATGGAGAGGACCCGCCACCGCAGCTTCATCCCCAGGATCGACCGCTGGGGCGGATTTGTCCTGAAGCTGCGCCATGTGGGAGTGCCGCTGTTCATTGTGGCCCTGGTGGGGGGCTTTTTCCTCTCCAACCGGTGCCCCTATGTGTACGGCTATACCCAGATCGAGACTGCGCGGCAGAACGAGTCCCAGGTGGCGGAGCAGCGGGTCAGCGACACCTTCGGCACCCAGAACGTGATCGCTCTGCTGGTGCCCCGGGGAGACTATGACAGTGAGAAAGCCCTGCTGGAACGGCTGGAGGCCTGCGATCAGGTGGACTACGCCATGGGCCTCTCCAATATCGAGGTGATGGACGGACACACCCTCACCGATGCCCTGACGCCCCGGCAGTTTTCCGAAATGACAGACCTGGACTACGAGCTCGTCTGCCTGCTGTACACTGCCTACGCGGCGGAGGAGGAGGCCTACGGCCGGATCGTGGGCGGTCTGGACGACTATGCGGTCCCTCTGATGGATATGTTTTTCTTCGCCTACGACAAGGCGGAGGGGGGCTATGTGGATCTGGACGAGGGGCAGCAGGCGGACCTGGACGATCTCTATGAACAGCTCGACAACGCCCGGGTCCAGATGCTGGGGGAAAACTACACCCGTATGCTCATCAATCTGAACCTGCCGGAGGAGGGGGCGGAGACCTTTGCTTTCCTCCAGACCATCCACCGGGAGGCGGAGCGGTACTACGACGCGGACAGCGTCTATCTGGTGGGGGATTCCACCAGCGACTATGACCTGTCCGTCTCCTTTGCCCGGGATAACATCATGATCAGTGTCCTGTCGGTGGTGTTCGTCATCATCGTGCTGCTGTTCACCTTCCAGTCTGTGGGACTGCCGATCCTGCTGATTTTGGTGATCCAGGGCAGCATCTGGATCAATTTTTCCTTCCCCGGCATGGCCCAGAAGCCCATTTTCTTCCTGAGCTATCTGATCGTGACAGCCATCCAGATGGGCGCCAATATCGACTACGCCATCGTGATCTCCTCCTGGTACAATGAGCTGAAGGCGGAGATGTCCCGACGGGACGCCATCGTCCAGGCGCTGAATCTGTCCTTCCCCACGGTACTGACCTCGGGGAGTATCCTGTCCTCTGCCGGATTCCTCATCGCCCAAATCACCACAGAGCCTGCCATCGTGGGCATCGGCGAGTGCCTGTGCCGGGGGACGCTGATCTCCATGTTCCTGGTCATGTTCATCCTGCCCCAGATCCTGTTCCTGGGCGACGGGATCGTGGAGCGGACCCGGTTCGATCTCAAGGTGCCGGAGGTTGCCAGGAGTGCCCATGGCACCGTCTATGTCAACGGCCGGGTTCGGGGCCGTATTTCCGGCGTAGTGGATGCCCAGATCCAGGGCGTGATTTACGGGGACGTCTCCGGAATGCTGGAGACGGGAGCTTATCAGAAAGAGGAGGAGCCCGCCCATGAGACGGAAGATTCATAA
- a CDS encoding TetR-like C-terminal domain-containing protein, which translates to MKKRTYEASNAAKRQICTVLKELMTQKPLNRITVAEIMRGCGMARQHFYYHFDDVYDAVRWIFEEEAVALLREHEGVMLWQDGLLQLFQYLQENRVFCLCALRSMGRDHLKRFFQTDIRAIIRSTIRLIAAELGYEAGEQELTMLTQFYVGALVSIVEDWLLGEIQGTPEELIRFVDQVLRDHVRGAGLRLSQAGPGTAPLLEPDHCAGPVSK; encoded by the coding sequence ATGAAAAAACGGACATACGAGGCCAGCAATGCGGCCAAGCGGCAGATCTGCACTGTACTCAAGGAGCTGATGACCCAGAAACCCCTGAACAGGATCACCGTGGCGGAGATCATGCGGGGCTGCGGCATGGCGCGCCAGCATTTTTACTACCATTTTGACGATGTCTACGACGCGGTGCGCTGGATCTTTGAGGAGGAGGCGGTGGCGCTGCTCCGGGAACACGAGGGCGTCATGCTGTGGCAGGACGGCCTGCTCCAGCTTTTCCAATACCTGCAGGAGAACCGTGTGTTCTGCCTCTGCGCCCTTCGCTCCATGGGCCGGGACCACCTGAAGCGGTTCTTCCAGACGGATATCCGCGCCATCATCCGGAGCACGATCCGTCTGATTGCCGCGGAGCTGGGGTATGAGGCCGGGGAGCAGGAGCTCACCATGCTGACTCAGTTCTATGTGGGCGCGCTGGTAAGTATTGTGGAGGACTGGCTCCTGGGCGAGATCCAGGGCACGCCGGAGGAGCTGATCCGCTTTGTAGACCAAGTGCTGCGGGACCATGTGCGTGGCGCCGGGCTCCGGCTGTCCCAGGCAGGTCCCGGGACGGCGCCTCTTCTGGAACCGGACCACTGTGCCGGACCTGTTTCCAAATAA
- a CDS encoding GLUG motif-containing protein, with amino-acid sequence MRRKIHKCLSFLLAAVLLASLAAPAALAAEGGDTVFVRTAEDLVQLAENCTLDSWSQGRIVRLQADIDLSGTDFTPIPTFGGTFEGQGHTISGLSITGSGNVRGLFRYIQPSGVVRDLSVEGRVDPSDRKNTLGGIAGSNRGLLAGCTFHGTVRGADSIGGLVGINESSGQIVNCTFSGAVTGEHYAGGIAGQNYGAVIQCRNSGSINTTEVDAELDLDAINREQLNAAENVPVCTDIGGVAGYSSGIIQSCTNSGSVGYDHVGYNIGGIVGRQSGYLDGCANSGDILGRKDVGGVAGQLEPEVRLLYDQGQMGELLDALDGLGDLLDQTQQDLRGTSDALSDRMDAISARTDEAREAVGDLADSAADWTNENIEELNSLTARISWLIDQLAPILDDAVDVMDLVEDLADELGNALDEVGAASGLGDQAEQELRAAVQSLRRAASSGKEAVARLLSALEHLGAALGSALQSQEAMEEVRAAAGDLAAALGDMSDTLAEIARILWNGGDEAALGEAAQALADTLARAGDALEQAANAVAAHMDSGELEEAGKDAAAAWQALGEAAQALRAAAGHATDAAALLAKLLAQGGDLAEAFRDPGRTLEKVASRASRLGEDLADVFWELAEEPTITIRPIDSAIREQGDALGDVFAGLLEDGDALRETMSAATDTLLDDLEAIGDQFRVITDLLRDLLEQTGEELSDRFEDISDQETSGPDTGCVANSRNTGTVEGDINVAGIVGSMAIEYDFDPEDDLIEEGDRSLDFRYQTKAVVRACMNRGGITGKRDYAGGVVGLMDLGRVSACENYGDIASTDGGYVGGIAGASWGTIRDSWVKCHLSGGDYIGGVAGLGATLENCHTLVEIEEGSAYLGAVAGDVDADAAVSDNTFTSERLGALDGISYAGHAEPVDFDTLCTTPGVPESFSRLELTFVADGVVVEVVPFQYGEGIDALPEIPAKKGCSASWPDLDYTCLTASQTLEAEYTPYTSALTDGGELPEILVDGSFSSRAQVSHTTEEVAWTDGGAEYAGTAYTVTVEDPDLEQAAYTVHCRLPDPGKRYDLWVLSEDGWTKTDARLDGQYLLLESQTGTVTFCLTERAGPLAVVILAVGFAGLLIGFCWLIRWRRKGTAAGRKH; translated from the coding sequence ATGAGACGGAAGATTCATAAATGCCTGAGCTTCCTTCTGGCGGCGGTGCTGCTGGCGTCCCTGGCGGCGCCTGCTGCCCTGGCCGCCGAAGGCGGGGACACGGTTTTCGTCCGCACGGCGGAGGACCTGGTCCAACTGGCAGAGAACTGCACCCTGGACAGCTGGTCCCAGGGAAGAATTGTCCGCCTGCAGGCGGATATCGACCTGTCCGGCACGGACTTCACCCCCATCCCCACCTTTGGGGGGACCTTTGAGGGGCAGGGCCACACCATTTCCGGTCTGTCCATCACGGGCAGCGGCAATGTCCGGGGACTGTTCCGGTACATACAGCCCTCCGGCGTAGTGCGGGATCTGTCGGTGGAGGGACGGGTCGATCCCTCTGACCGGAAGAATACCCTGGGCGGCATTGCCGGCAGCAACCGGGGCCTTCTTGCCGGCTGCACCTTCCACGGGACGGTGCGGGGAGCGGACAGCATAGGCGGTCTTGTGGGGATCAACGAGAGCTCGGGACAGATCGTCAACTGCACTTTCTCCGGAGCCGTCACGGGAGAGCATTATGCCGGGGGCATCGCCGGGCAGAACTACGGCGCCGTTATCCAGTGCCGGAACAGCGGCAGCATCAACACCACGGAGGTGGATGCGGAGCTGGATCTGGACGCCATCAACCGGGAACAGCTGAACGCGGCGGAAAACGTGCCGGTATGCACCGATATCGGCGGCGTCGCCGGGTATTCCTCTGGTATCATCCAGAGCTGCACCAATTCCGGCAGCGTGGGCTATGACCACGTGGGCTACAACATCGGCGGCATCGTGGGGCGGCAGTCCGGATATCTGGACGGCTGTGCCAACTCCGGCGACATTCTGGGCCGGAAGGACGTGGGCGGCGTCGCCGGTCAGCTGGAGCCGGAAGTGCGGCTGCTCTATGACCAGGGGCAGATGGGGGAGTTGCTGGATGCCCTGGACGGTCTGGGGGATCTGCTGGACCAGACGCAGCAGGATCTGCGGGGCACTTCCGACGCTCTGTCGGACCGGATGGACGCCATCTCCGCCCGGACGGACGAGGCCCGGGAGGCAGTGGGCGATCTGGCGGACTCCGCCGCGGACTGGACCAATGAGAATATCGAGGAGCTCAACAGCCTCACGGCCCGGATCTCCTGGCTCATCGACCAGCTGGCGCCGATCCTGGATGACGCCGTCGATGTGATGGACCTGGTGGAGGACCTGGCCGACGAGCTTGGGAATGCGCTGGATGAAGTCGGCGCGGCATCAGGGCTGGGAGATCAGGCGGAACAGGAGCTGCGGGCGGCAGTCCAGTCCCTCCGCCGGGCGGCCTCCAGTGGAAAAGAGGCCGTTGCCCGCCTGCTGTCGGCGCTGGAGCATCTGGGCGCGGCCCTGGGCAGCGCCCTCCAGAGCCAGGAGGCCATGGAAGAGGTTCGGGCTGCCGCCGGGGACCTGGCAGCCGCCCTCGGGGACATGTCCGACACGCTGGCAGAGATCGCCCGCATTCTGTGGAACGGCGGCGACGAAGCGGCGCTGGGAGAGGCGGCTCAAGCCCTGGCGGATACACTGGCCAGGGCGGGGGATGCGCTGGAACAGGCGGCGAACGCCGTCGCGGCCCACATGGACAGCGGCGAGCTGGAAGAGGCCGGGAAGGACGCGGCGGCCGCATGGCAGGCACTGGGAGAGGCGGCTCAGGCCCTGCGGGCCGCCGCCGGACACGCCACCGACGCGGCAGCGCTGCTGGCAAAGCTTCTGGCACAGGGCGGAGACCTGGCGGAAGCGTTTCGGGACCCGGGCAGGACGTTGGAGAAAGTGGCTTCCCGGGCATCCCGTCTCGGCGAGGACCTGGCCGACGTCTTTTGGGAGCTGGCCGAGGAGCCCACCATCACCATCCGTCCCATTGACAGTGCCATTCGGGAGCAGGGGGACGCCCTGGGGGACGTCTTTGCCGGTCTGCTGGAGGACGGCGACGCCCTGCGGGAGACCATGTCCGCGGCCACGGATACACTATTGGACGATCTGGAAGCCATCGGAGACCAGTTCCGGGTTATCACGGATCTGCTGCGGGATCTGCTGGAGCAAACTGGAGAGGAATTGTCGGACCGTTTCGAGGACATCTCGGACCAGGAGACCAGTGGACCGGATACCGGATGTGTCGCCAATTCCCGGAACACAGGGACCGTGGAGGGAGACATCAACGTGGCCGGCATCGTAGGGTCCATGGCCATTGAATACGACTTCGACCCCGAGGATGACCTGATCGAAGAGGGAGACCGCTCCCTGGACTTCCGCTATCAGACGAAGGCCGTGGTCCGCGCCTGCATGAACCGGGGCGGCATCACCGGAAAACGGGACTATGCCGGCGGCGTGGTGGGTCTCATGGACCTGGGGCGGGTGAGCGCCTGCGAGAACTATGGGGACATCGCCAGCACGGACGGCGGTTATGTAGGCGGTATCGCCGGCGCCTCCTGGGGGACCATCCGGGACAGCTGGGTCAAGTGTCATCTCTCCGGCGGCGATTATATCGGCGGCGTGGCCGGACTGGGAGCCACCCTGGAAAACTGCCATACGCTGGTGGAAATCGAAGAGGGCTCCGCCTATCTGGGCGCCGTGGCGGGAGATGTGGACGCCGATGCCGCCGTATCCGACAACACCTTTACCAGTGAACGACTGGGGGCTCTGGATGGGATCAGCTACGCCGGCCATGCTGAACCGGTGGATTTTGACACCCTGTGCACCACGCCCGGCGTACCGGAATCCTTCTCCCGGCTGGAGCTGACCTTTGTGGCGGACGGCGTGGTGGTAGAGGTCGTCCCCTTCCAGTACGGAGAGGGGATTGACGCCCTGCCGGAGATTCCGGCGAAAAAGGGCTGCTCTGCCTCCTGGCCGGATCTGGACTACACCTGCCTCACCGCCAGCCAGACCCTGGAGGCGGAGTATACCCCCTACACCTCCGCCCTGACGGATGGCGGGGAGCTGCCGGAGATCCTGGTGGACGGCAGCTTCAGCAGCCGGGCACAGGTCTCCCACACCACGGAAGAGGTGGCCTGGACGGACGGCGGCGCGGAGTATGCGGGCACCGCCTATACCGTGACGGTGGAGGACCCGGACCTGGAACAGGCGGCCTACACGGTCCACTGCCGCCTGCCGGACCCCGGCAAGCGGTACGACCTCTGGGTGCTGAGTGAGGATGGCTGGACCAAGACGGATGCCCGGTTGGACGGCCAGTATCTGCTGCTGGAGAGCCAGACCGGGACGGTCACCTTCTGCCTGACGGAGCGGGCCGGTCCTCTGGCGGTCGTTATTCTGGCCGTCGGCTTTGCCGGGCTGTTGATCGGCTTTTGCTGGCTCATCCGCTGGCGGCGGAAAGGCACTGCGGCAGGACGCAAACACTGA